TTCCTGCATAAATAGATAATTCTTCATCTTTTGGAGGTATTGTTAAACTTATTGTAAGCATACTGATGCTTGTAAACCCTGCGAGAAAAAGACATACACCTAAAATTGGTAAAGGTGCATAGAGTAAAGTTACAATTGAAGCAAAGCTTATTAATCCTAAAAAAGCGATTAAAAGTTTTCTATTTTTAATTTTATCCAAAATGAAACCTATTATAGGTCCAGCAAGGAAGAACCCTAAAGATAGAAAAGATGAAAAAGCTTTGTTAAGGCATTTCATTTCTAAAACTTTAGGCATCCAAGTAGCTAAGGTATCGTATGTTCCCATAGAAGCAATCATAAAGAAAAGTAAAACCCAAACTTTCTTGCTTTTAAAAACTTTCATAAACTCTTTAAGCTTAACGTTAGAAGTTGTTTTTAAGCTGGTTTTTGCAATAATCCACCAAAAACCGCTTATAACAATAGCTATGCATCCATACAGCAGTAAAACACTCTTCCAACTCATTAATTCAAGTAGGTAAGAAGTGAATCCAAGCGCTGTTGCATTACCAACAGCAAAACCTGAAATATAAACACCTGTTGATAAACCAACTCTTTCAGAAACCCAGTCCTTTATTAAAAGAGGCAAGCAAGGCAATACTACAGCCAACCCAATTCCAAGCAAAAATTGAGAAATAACAAGTTGTATATAGGTTTGAGATAAAGCTCTTAATACAGCTACTATACCAGAGAATGGTAAAGCTATTTTTAAGGCTTTAATGTAACCTATTTTATCGCTTATAAAACCCAAAAACAACCTAAAAATAATAAGGCTTATCATCGCAGCTGAAAATATAAAACCGAAACCAGCATAAGATAAATTCATCTCTTTCATAATTATTGTAGCCATAGGTGCTGTAGCAAACAATAGTAAATGAAGAAGAAAAGCAATTATAAATGAGAAAGAAACCATAACCCATTTATAATTTTTTAATTTTTTATTTATATTCATTAAACCTCAACCCAAAAAGTTTTAATCTATTAATATCGATTTAACGAATTCTTTAATAGATTTAGCTTTTCCAGCTTCATAAATTAATATCCATAGCGTTAAAATTCCAAAACTAAACTGTATAATTAAAGAGGCTTTAACCCAGTTATTAAATAACACTAGTTTATCAAAGCTTTCTTTGAGGAATGGTGTAAACACAGGGTTATAAGCGTGATGCAGGGAATCAATTAAAATATGAGAAACGCAACATAAAAAACCTAAAATAAAATCTCTAAAAGTTAACTTAAAAATGAAATCTTTAACATAATAATCGAATTTAAATAAATGCTTAATTAAAAGAAAAAATAATGGTGTTAAAGCTAAGGCTATTATTAAATCGATTGTAGCTGCCCCTAAAAAACTATGAAGGATCCCTCTGTTATAAGGAGGCGGAAAACCAAAGAAAAACATTAAAATAGATTCTAAATCTTGAACTGTTGAAGATAAAATTAAAAATAAAAAACAGGAACTTTTAAAACGTTTATGTAGAATATATGGAATAGGATAATGAAAAACTGTAAAGACCATTACTTATTACCATTATTTTTAAATTTTATTAATCACCTAGGGTAACATTGATTAGGATTTAATTTTAAACGTTCCCTTATATATAAGGGCCTTTATATTAAGGGACTTTAATATTCCTTATTAATGGTGAAAAACAGGATGAAAAATGTTGAGTTCAATATTGTTGGATGCTTCATGAAATTGCTAAATCTCTTGGGATGGTTGAAAATCTTCAAGCGATTTTAAATTTAATTGTTAAAAACACCTTTAATAAAGCTTTTAGATAAAAGATAAAAACATAACTAAAGCTGTAACATAATAATCAAGACGGAAAACACTTAACAACTTGTCTAAACACATAGGGTGAACATCTTCTAGTAACTCTTATTTCTCAAGCTTGAGTAAAACTCTTCATCTATATGGTTTACAATGATCCGCTTAACACGCCATAAAGCAACCCAAAAATTACGCTTCCAGCCCAAGCTATAACCATGTAAGTGGCTACAACCTTCCATTTAGCTATTCTTGAAACAGCTAGAGCATTAGCGAAATCGTAGGGTTGTCCCATAAGCCAAGCAAGCAATGCGCCTTTTGAAAGGATTATACCTTCTCTAACCCATATACCTCTTCCTAAAACTATTTCCACTAATGTTGGTGTATAAAGCGGTCCACCTACCACTGAAGCTAATAGCACACCATTAACTCCAGTTAAATACTTTTTTATTATCTCCTCTGGAAGAAAAGCTTCCAAATAGCTTACAGCAATTAAGCCTAATATAAAGTATGGTAAGATTTGCCTTGCTAAATATCCTCCAAACTTTAATGCAGCCCAAAGTCTTTCATCTAACGATGGTTTAACAATCTCAACTTTAGCTGTCGCTGAGGTTGCATTATTTATTTGATGCTCTTTTTCAACAGATTTTCCCCATGAAGTTTTAGATATCGCTATACCAGCAACTAAAGCTATCGTGGCGGAAGCTATAACTCGAACGCCTGCAAGCTCCCATGATATAAGCTCGCCTGTAAGCAAAATTGCGAGGATATTAGATGCTGGAGCCATTAAAAGGAAAGTTATTGCTGGTCCTATGCCTGCTCCAGCATATAGGATTCCACCGAAAAGTGGCACCATTGTGCATGAGCAAACAGTTAGAAAAGGCGCCATTCCAAGAGCAAGCCCGTACCCTAAAGCTTTGCTGCTTCCCATATATTTTGTAATTGCTTCTTTTGGTACAAACTCGTATATTAAACCTGCAGTCGTAAAGGCGAATAGTAAGCATATTGTTCCATGGCTGAAATAATCATATAAATAAACTATTGGAATTTGCCATAATGGATAGCCACGAAGCTTAATAGGCGAAGTTGTAGGCGCTAGTGAATATGCTTTTACACGGCTATAGATTAAAAGTCCAAAAACAACCGTTATGAAAGCTAAGATTACACAGGCTTTAATAGCTTTTTTTATTTTTTTCCATTCATTTTTTTCACCTTTTATTTAACCGCTTCCATCACCATTTTTTCCAATTCTTCTTGCTTTGGAATTCGTCCCATAACTTTAACTGTATCGTTTATGGCTATAGCTGGAGAAACTAAAACACCATATTTTTGAATTACATCTTTCGACATTATGTTGACTCTTTCGATGTTTACTATTACGCCAACTTGCTTAAGCTTTTCAGCCACTTTTTCCGCAGTTTTTTTGACTGCTTGACATCGCATGCAAGGCGGTTCAGGCCCAATAACTTCCAGTTTAACTTCTTTCATGACGTTTTCCCCTCGAAGGAATAAGAAGGGTAAATAGCAATATTTAAATATTACTATAGATTTATAATTCAATAAGTGTATTCAACAATGAAAAACTTAAGGTTTAAGGCTAAAGTGTTTAAGGCCCTATCAGATCCTGTAAGGCTTGAAATTCTAGAATACTTGCGCAACGGCGAAAAATGCGTCTGCGAAATAATTCCACATATTGGGATATCTCAACCGCTGGTCTCCAGACATCTAGCCATATTAAAAAGTTGCGGGCTTGTAAAAGATAGGCAAGAGAGGAACAAAAGATTCTATTTCGTAACAAATCCAGCGATATTCAAAGTAATTGACGCTATAAATAATGAGTTGTTAAACGCGCTTATAAAGCATGTTGTTGAACAAATAGCCTAAGGTGATAAATTTGGTTGTTAAGATTGAAGCTTTCACGGCTGAACCTCCATGTGCAGGCTGCCTAAAACTCTTGGAATATGTAGATTTGATTAAGACAAAATACGGCGAGAAAGTGGAAGTGATAAAAGCATATTGGACCATGCGAAGAATTTAACAAATATGGCTTAACAGTTGTTCCAGCTGTAGTCTTCAACGAAGGTAAAATAAAGATTATGGGTGTATGCCCAAGCCTTCAAACAATTGAAGCGGCTCTTAAAGAAATGGGGGTGTAAACATGCCAGTAAAAGTTGAAATCTTCACCTCTGAGCCACCATGCTCAGGTGGAAGACTACTACTCAAACTTATAGAGAAAATCAAAGAGGAGTATAAGGATAAAATCGAGATTGAAATTTATCGTGGAATAAACCCGAAACTAAGCGAGTATGGCATAACTGCAAGCCCAGCCATAGTCATTGACAAAGATATACGCATAATAGGAATTTGCCCAAGCGAAGAAACATTCAAAGAAGCCTTAAGAGAAAGTGGTGTTTAAATGCTTGAAGATGGAGAATGGCAAGAGGGTATGCCAACTCATAAGAACATGCTTTTCTCATGTTTTGGCGGTTTATCCAACACTGGATTAACAAGTGCATTAGCCTGTTTAGAGGTAGTTAAGGAGCTTGGCTTAGAAAAGGTGGCTATTGGTTGTCTACCATCGGTGCCTCTTTGTGTAAAGCCTGTTTTGAGCAAAGCTAAAGCTGCAAAGAAAATAATAACTGTGGACGGTTGCCCATTTGAATGCGCAAGAAAAACCATAGAGGCTGCTGGCTTCAAGATAGCGAAAAGCATTGTGCTTACCAGGGATATAGGTATGAAAAAGACGGCTCTGCATACGGATATTGGCAAGGGTTTAGGCATTGAAAAATACATTTCCCAAGAAGACATAAAGAAGGCTAAGGAATTGATTATAAAGGCGATTATGGAGAAATGAGCGAAGATTTTGAGGAACTTTTATTTGCGGGCATTCTTATCAGAAAAATTGAGATTAAGGAGATTTCGCCTTGCACAGCTGATCCTGAAAGAATTAAGTTTTTGGCGCAGGCTGACAAGCCTTTAGAAGATGTTTTACCAATTCTTTATTTGGCTATTCCAAACGCTAAATATTCTGAAAAGCTCGGTGTATTAACCTATATGCATCAGCAGCATTTAGTAACAATTTTTGCTAATGGTAGGATTGGAATGACCTATGTTAAAGACAGAAATGAGGCAAACCAGCTTGTTGAAGAGGCTAAGCGATTGATAAACCGCGCCTTCATATACCTAAAAACCCATGGAAAACCAAGCCAAGAAATGATTCAAGCTAAAAATGAGCTAACACTAGTAAAGATTTACGAGCTGTTGCCGAAAACGAACTGCAAAATGTGCGGGGAACAAAGCTGCTTCGCTTTTGCGGTCAAACTTTTAAACGAAGAAAAAACGCTTCAAGACTGCCCACTATTGGGGTCTAAAGAGTACGGAGCCTTCAAGTTTCAAATAGAGAGAATGATGAATCCCATTAAACTTAAATAGCATGTCTTCTAAAAAAGTTTTACAAGTGGTAATCTATACCAACGTAAAGTTTTAAACCTATAAATATAAGAACCTTGAGGGTTGTTATCAAGTGAAATAACAGTTACTTTAATCTCTGGAAGATGGTTTTTCAAGAAATATAAGCAAGAGAAATGCTAGACAACGATTATTAAAAGAAGGATGCGCTTCATAAACACTGTTTCTGCAGACGATAAAAGATAGCTAATTACCATAAAGCTCATAACGCCTCCTCTAAACTCGAAAAAAGATAACGAAAAGTCCTAAACTTTACCGCAAAAGCGATTCAATTTAAAAACATCTAAATTAAAAAGTAATTTCTTAACTGTTAACCTCGGGAGAAGAAATTAAACATTTAACTTCCCCGTTAAGAATACTAATAGAAAAGACAAGACTAATTTAATGGAGTTCAAAGCCAGAATTAATCTTGTTGCTCATTCTTGAATAAAGAAGAATGCATTTGAATTAAAAACATGAAATTTGAAGCTTGCTGAGAAAAGTTTATATCTGCTTTTTGAAGTTTTATAAGGTTTAAGGCAATGAAGCTCGCCTTTAACCGCCCTTTGCTTCTGCATGTGCAGGGGCTGATACCTTCTACTAATATTCGATAAAAGAAGAGATGTTAAGGTTTGTGGAAGGGGCGGTTTAAACGTGGTTTATTTTTGAAAGATGATGATGTGACCATAAAGAAAATTATTAATATTAACGTGGAGGAGAATGACTTGCGTAAAGGGGGTATTTTACTTTTTAAAAATAATTGGTTTATAGATTTTTGGAATAAACGTATTGTTGAGTATGTTGTTAGTCGGCAGAATGAAGATGGTGGATACACTTTCTGTCAAGGTACAGAATCAAATGTGCAGGATACATATTATGGATTAGCAATTTTAGATTTGTTAAATGTTTCTTTTCCAAATATTGAAAAGACTATTGAATGGTTGCATGGTTTTATTCCAGATACTCTTTATTCACATTACTATGTAGCTAAAGCCCTAGATTTATGCGGTGAAAAACCAGATAAGGAAAGTTTAAAAAACTTTATTCTTTCTCTACCAGTGGTTAATGGCAAGTTTGAACCCATTAATACTTATATTGAGGTTGCTTCAGAATTTTTATCTATATTCATGACAATTGAGCTTGTTAACATTGCTTGTATGGAAGTTAACCGTGAAAAGATTATAGATTGGCTGTTAAACTTCAAGAATAATGATGGGGGTTTTGGGGTTTATGGGTATTCGAATTTGAATTCTACTTATTATGCTGTAGCTTCACTTTTTAATTTAGGTTATCCAGTTAAGTCACTTAAGGAAACTCTAGCTTATGTTAGAGCATGCGAAAAACCTTATGGAGGTTTCAGCGCAGTACCTAACAGCTCTTCAATATTTATGGAGCATATATATTATGGAGTGGAAACACTTAATCTTCTCGATGAAAGCTTGCGGTATCCAAAACAAACAGTTGAATTTATCTTAAAATGTCAAAATGCAAATGGTGGATTTGCAAGGTCGCATATTGGAATATCCACTTTTGAAGATACCTTCTATGCTGTAAGCATTATCCAAAAAATAGTTGGTAGAGGATAAGTGAAACAGTATTGAAAGAAAAAAATATTTTAACCATAACAATTCTTGAAGGAATGGAAAAATCAGAGGCGCATCCACTGTGCTATCTTTGGACTAAAAGGGAAAAGAGTTATGTAAAAACAAGTGCTTACAAATGAGGTAGTAATGGGTTCTGAGTTTAGGAAAAAAGGTAGTAGCTGCCAGAGGTTTTTGTAACCGTCATGCATATATGCTATATCAAGCTATTAATGAAAGTGGAATTGAAGATGGTTTAGAGTATGCTCTTTATATGAAAGATGTTATTGAAAAATTGGGAAAACAACTTTCTTCCCTACGTACAAATTTACTTAATGCTTCTAAACCCCCCAGGAAGGCAGAATGTTGTTTCGGAAAAAATCAAGTATTATCGCGTTAAATGATTTGGTAAAACGCTTAATAAAACATGAAACTCAAAGACAACAATTTCCAATATGTGAATACTTATGGTTAATGGACCAAATATATTTGCATACGTTTGCTCAGATGCTTGATGATGAAGACTTCAGAAAAGATTTCAGTTCATCAAAAGGGCTTTGTATTCCACACTTCGTATCTGCTATACAAATGACTCGTGTAATGAAACTTAAAAATCCAATTTATATAATCCAAACCCTTCTTGATATTGAAGTAAAACAGTTTCAATTAATAGAAAACCTTCTATCAGAATTTATAAGAAAACAAAGCTGGAACTTTAGAAGTGAACCTGCTGGACCAGAAGTAAAAGCAAACTTTCTTGCATTAAACTCTTTAGTTGGTGCAAAAGGATTTTACATGAGGAAAATAAATCTTTAGTCAATTAATTTTTAGGAAAAAGAGTGAAAACCCACCATTCTAAGAATATTTCTAAATAATTCAACTTAAAAATTCAAAGCTTATGTTGCAATAAGTAATCTTAATGAAAGTGATGTGATGGTAAAGATGTTGAAACGTGGGATAGCTAACTCCTGAGCATATTAAATAAATCAAATGAAGTGTTTAGAGACTATACTAGTGAAGATTAAACAATTAAAAGGAAGGTTACGGAACAATTTAATAAAAAAGCTTTTAAACGTACTATAACCGTTTTTAATGGAAAAATATATCAACAATCACTTTACCCTAACTTGAGAAGAAAGCTAGAAAAGGCTAACGTCAGCGTTAGCGGATACCATATATTTACAAGTAAATTCCCCCTCATTAAGAAGCATATAATTTTTATTTAAGGATTCATCTATACTGATGAATTCACCTAATATTACGCTTCATTAGTTTAACAATTTTTAAGAGATTAAAGCAATTTGGTTGCTTAAACATGGTATTCGAACTAATTTATGGAGCAATAAAGAAAAACAACCTTTATTTATATTAAACATCAAATTCTTATATTCTAGGTGATTGTATGTTTAAGCGTACAACCATACTCCTTGAACAAGAGATTTACAAGAAGCTTATTGAGGAAAGCTTAAGAAAGTATGGAACTACAAAAGCAATATCCAGAGTTTTAAATGAATTGCTTAAGAATGCTTTTAAGGGTGAAGCGGAAGTTTTAAATCTTCTTCTATGTGAGAAGGTTGCAAGAACAACTGTTAAGGAGTTCGAAGAATTTCGCAGGGGGTTATCTAAAAGGTTAGAGTCATGATTCTAGACGCTACATACCTATTACCTCTTGCGCGGATTGCCATAGACCTTGATTTATTGGATGCAATAGCTAAAGGAAAAACTAGTTTAAAGCTTGAGGAGATAACAGTAAGCTTAATCTCTATATTTGAGCTTCAAATGAAAGCTGCAAAGCTTATGGTTCCAACTGAATTTGTAGTTAAAGCTACAAATGCGATATTTAATGCTTTTAAAGTTGAATCTTTTTATAACACTGAAATAATTAAAGTTAGCTACAAGCTAAAGAAGTTAATTCCAGATTACATAGATTGTGTCATAGTAGCTACAGCTATTATACTAAAGGAAAGCTTAATTACTGAAAACTCTTTAATTTTAGTTAATGCTGAAGTGATAAAAAAAGGAGTACGGTGTAAACGTGTTAAGCTTTAAGGATGTTGTCAAATAGATTGAAACTCCAAAATTTCCATTATAAGGGTTTGTCTAAGGTAAGCTTTCTTTTCATTCTGCCTGGGTAATTCTCAATTGTATATATTCTATCTTTCTTTATGAAGCTTTAGAAGCTATAAAGCTTCATCTTTTAGCTTCATCCCTTTGGAATGCTAAAACATGCGGCATGCATTAAAGGCTCTTTAAGATCATGGTTATAATTAATTAAGGTAATAACTAGGTTTAAAACGTTTTTAAGTAATGAAAATCTTTAACAGGAATAAATTCAGTTTTAAATTTTATCAATAAAGTTAGAAATAACTTAATAATTGTATCGATTCTTAAATTTAGCTGCTAAATGGTTTAGCGATAAACTTGCAGCTGTTCTATTAGATAGAAATAAATAAAAGAATTAATCTAGTAAAATTTGAGGAGAATGATTCTGCGCAAGATTTTTTACTATTGTTTAACAGGGTTTCTTTTAGCTTTGATACTAGTTTTAGTTAATTCCTTTATTGTTGAACAGAAAATTGCTGTTAAACAGCTTACTGCTGAAAAAAATGAGCCTGAAGTGAAAGCGTTAATAAATAAGCCTTCTATAAATTTGATTTCGCAAGATTTTCCTTTATTAATTTATGCTTTAATAGCTGGTTTAACCGTTTATTTAATTGTTAAGCATTATTATGTTAAAGAAGATTTAAAGTAAATTAGCGGTTTATTCGTTAAGCCTTGTTAAAGCGTTAAGGATTTCTTTACAGAAATATGGTAAATCATCTGGTTTTCTTGAGGTAATAATATTTCCATCAACAACTACCGGTTCATCTATAAAGTTTGCTCCAGCATTTTTTAAGTCTGTGGATATAGATTTATATCCTGTAACTTTTCTTCCCTTAATTACATCTGCTTCTATAAGCATTTGGGGTCCATGGCATATTGCAGCAATAATCTTTCCTTTTTTAAAAGCTTCTTTAATTAAATCAACAAGTTCTTTATTCATTCTCATTTTATCTGGTGCTCTTCCACCAGGAATAATGATTATATCATATTCATTTATGTTTAAATTTTTAGGAGATAAATTTGAAGTTACAGAAGTGCCTCTTTTCCCTTTATAAATTTTGTTAGCTTCAGAACCAATAAAATACACTTTAAATCCAGCTTCTTGAAGCCTATAATATGGATAAATTAATTCAACATCTTCAAATTCTTCATCAACAAAAATTAATGCTTTTCTCTTCAATTTGGAATCTTCCTCTTTTATTATAATGTAATTGCTCCTAAATTTAAAAATGTTTTTTAAGGAGAAATCTTTGATTTTTAAACTAAGGGGATTTAATTGTCGATTAAAATAGGAAAGATTATGGATATAGAAATTAAACTTCATTACACTTGGTTAATAATTTTCTTTTTTATTACTTGGAGTATAGCTTTAGGGTATGCGCGTTTTCAATATTTAAATCTTCCATCAATCTTTTATTGGATTATAGGTGTCGCAACAGCTTTTATAGTTTTCTTCTCAGTTCTTATTCATGAGCTTTTTCATTCATTAATAGCTAAAAGGAAAGGTTTACATGTTCCAAGAATTACTTTATTTATTTTTGGTGGTGTAGCTGAAATAGCTGAAGAACCTAAAAATCCTAGTGTTGAACTTAAAATGGCTGCAGCTGGACCATTATCCAGCTTAATGGTTGCTATGGTTTTTGCTTTAGGATGGTTCTCTTCACGCCTTTTAAATCTTTCGCCCTTAATTAAAGCTCCTTTACAATATGGATTTACAATAAATTTAATGCTTGCTTTATTTAATTTAATTCCAGCTTTTCCAATGGATGGTGGAAGAATATTTAGAGCAATTGTTTGGAAAAAAACAAACGACATCGTTAAAGCTACTAGAACTTCAGCTTTAGTTGCGGAAGGTTTCTCATATATGTTTATGGTGTTTGGTTTTATATGGTTGTTTTTCGGTGCTTTAATGAATGGGTTATGGTTAATTTTTATAGGATGGTTCCTTAAAAGTGGAGCTGAAACGAGTTTAAAACAAACAATAATTGCTCAAGCTTTAGGGAAAGTTAAGATTAAAGATATTATGAGTTCTCCAGTTTGCTCAGTTAATTCAAATAATTCTTTGAAGGAAATTGTTGAAAACTGTTTTTACAAATATAAGCATGGCGGATTTCCAGTTGTTGATAATGGGGAATTAAAAGGAATAATTACTTTGGAAGATTTAAGGAAGATCCCAAGAGAGGACTGGGATAAAACATTAGTTAAACAAGTAATGACTCCTGCAGAAAAAATTTTAACAGTTAAACCTGATGAGCCTGCTTTAGAAGCTTTAATAAAAATGTCTGCTTTTAAAATTGGTAGGCTTCCCGTTATAGATAGGGGGAATGTTATTGGAATAGTTACTAGAAGCGATATAATTCATGCGATAAGAACCAGAATAGAATTAGGTGGTAATTAACAAGGTTAATTTAAAGATGTATATGAAGATTTTTAGTTTTTAAAGCGGTTTCCTTAATCACTTCAGATAATGTTGGATGAGCGTAAATCATATCTGCTAAATCCTCTATTGTAGCTTCAACCTTCATGGCTAATGCAATTTCATGAATTAATTCACTAGCATTTAAACCTATAATTTGCGCTCCTAAAATTTCTTCAGTTTCTTTCTCAAAAACAATTTTTACTACGCCTCTAGTTTCTCTAAGAGTTTCAGCTCGTCCATTAGCTGAAAAAGGAAATAAAACAGTTTCAACAGAGTTAAATTCCTTTTTAGCTTGTTTTTCAGTTAAACCTACAAAAGCTGCTTCAGGCCAGCTGTAAATACACCTTGGAACAATTCTATAATCTATTTTAGAGTTTAATCCCATAGCATTCTCAGCTGCTATAATTCCTTCTTGCATGGCTGTATGCGCTAACATGAATCCACCAGTAACATCTCCAACAGCATATACTCCTGGAACATTTGTTTCCATTTTATCATTAACTAAAATTTTTCCCCCTTCCACTTTTACATTAATATTTTCTAAACCAATATTTTCTATTAGAGGTTTTCGTCCAGAAGCTATAAGAATAGCTTCTCCTTGAATTATTTTATTTCCCTCAAGTGTTGAAACATAAACAATTTTTCTTTCATTTTTATCTTCAATCTTCAAAGCTTTCGCATTTACATATGTTTTTATACCATTTTCTTGCATTAATTGATTTAAATACTCCGTAATTTCCTCATCTTCTCCAGGGAGAATATGAGGCATCATTTCCACTAAACATGTATCTACATTTACACCATTAAATATTGTAGCAAATTCTACTCCTACAGCTCCTCCCCCAATTACTACTATACTTTCTGGAGAATTCTCAAGTTTTAAAGCATCATCAGTAGTTAAAACATTTTTCCCATCTACTCCTGGAATAGGAGGTTTTAATGGTAATGAACCTGAAGCAATAATGAGTTTTTCAGTATTTACTTCTCCCCTTTCTAATCCAGAAACTTCAATAACTCCATGTTTTTTAATTCTTCCGAAACCATGAATAACTTTTACACCTTTTTTCTCCATTAAAATAGAAAGTTTCTCAGAAATTTTATTACCAATAGAATTAGCTTTATTTAAAGCTTCTTTAAAATTCAACTTAAGATAATTAACATCAATATTGAATTCATTACTTTTCCTTAAAAAATTATAAACTTTAACTGTTTCTAATAGCGCTTTAGTTGGTATGCATCCTTTATTAACGCATGTTCCACCAAGTTTTTCATGTTCTATTAAAGCTACTTTACCGCCTAATTGAGAAGCTCTTACAGCAGCTACATACCCTCCTGGACCGCCCCCCAAAACAGCAACATTAACTCTTTCTTTAAACAAAAATTCTTCACCTCATTTAACAAAAATTAACGATACTTTTATAAAATACTCTTATTAAACTAAAGATAATTAAGGTTAATTATTGAAAAGAAGGGGATTAAAACTTTTGCCTTATTATTGTTTAGAATGTGGAGGAGCATTACTTTACGATCAAGAATTAAAATGTTACGTATGTAGAAGTTGCGGTTTAACATTTACTATTCAACAGCTTTTAGAAAGAAATGAAAAAAAATTAATTGAAGAAAATGATAAAAGAAAACGGCAAAAAGAATATTTAAAATGGTGGTCTTCAAAAAAAGTTTAAAACGTAAAAATGGATTGTAGTGTTGAATTAATCTGCATTGGAAACGAATTGTTAATAGGGAAAATACTTAATAAAAATGCTCAATGGCTTTCTAAAGAAATAACAAAAATTGGTGGAATAATTACTAGAGAAACAACTATTGGTGATAATATTGATGAAATTGCATTAGCAATTAAAGAAGCTTTAAAAAGAAAACCAAAATTTATATTAACTTCTGGAGGGTTAGGGTCAACCCCAGATGATTTAACTTTAAAGGGAGTGGCTAAAGCTTTAAAAAAACCTTTAAAATTAAATAAAACCGCTTTTTTATTCTTGAAGAAAAGCTATTCAAGATTAAATAATGAAGAAAAAATTAAGTTAAATAAGGCAAAACTTAAAATGGCGATTCTACCTGAAGGTTCAACTCCGTTATATAACCCTATGGGAACGGCACCAGGCGTGTTAATTAAGTATAGAGGAACAACATTGATTTGTTTACCTGGAGTGCCTAAGGAATTAAAAGCAATCTTTAAAAAAGAAATTTTAAAGTTAATTTTAGAAGAAACTCATGGAAAAAAATTTTTTGAAGAAAGCATTATGATTAGGGGTGTTTTTGAATCTGAAATATCTTATTTAATAAATAAATTTAAACATAAGTATCCTGAAATCTATTTGAAATCTCATCCAAAAGGTGGAAAGAAAATTGGTGAATCTCTATTAGAGCTTCATTTTTCAACTTTTTCTCAGAATGAAAATGATTGTAAAGAAAAGATTTTAACTGCTATAACAAACTTTATAAAAATGTTAATAAATAAAAAAGACCGCTCAAGAACCCGAGTTAAAAATCATTGAAGCTCATTTTCTAGCCTGCTCTTCACAGCGGTCCAT
This is a stretch of genomic DNA from Candidatus Bathyarchaeota archaeon. It encodes these proteins:
- a CDS encoding MFS transporter, which translates into the protein MNINKKLKNYKWVMVSFSFIIAFLLHLLLFATAPMATIIMKEMNLSYAGFGFIFSAAMISLIIFRLFLGFISDKIGYIKALKIALPFSGIVAVLRALSQTYIQLVISQFLLGIGLAVVLPCLPLLIKDWVSERVGLSTGVYISGFAVGNATALGFTSYLLELMSWKSVLLLYGCIAIVISGFWWIIAKTSLKTTSNVKLKEFMKVFKSKKVWVLLFFMIASMGTYDTLATWMPKVLEMKCLNKAFSSFLSLGFFLAGPIIGFILDKIKNRKLLIAFLGLISFASIVTLLYAPLPILGVCLFLAGFTSISMLTISLTIPPKDEELSIYAGSVTGFTSSLGNIGPFAMPIIFGLLIDVTRSFQYSILAVALLAGVTFTLGAKVFT
- a CDS encoding permease, coding for MKGEKNEWKKIKKAIKACVILAFITVVFGLLIYSRVKAYSLAPTTSPIKLRGYPLWQIPIVYLYDYFSHGTICLLFAFTTAGLIYEFVPKEAITKYMGSSKALGYGLALGMAPFLTVCSCTMVPLFGGILYAGAGIGPAITFLLMAPASNILAILLTGELISWELAGVRVIASATIALVAGIAISKTSWGKSVEKEHQINNATSATAKVEIVKPSLDERLWAALKFGGYLARQILPYFILGLIAVSYLEAFLPEEIIKKYLTGVNGVLLASVVGGPLYTPTLVEIVLGRGIWVREGIILSKGALLAWLMGQPYDFANALAVSRIAKWKVVATYMVIAWAGSVIFGLLYGVLSGSL
- a CDS encoding thioredoxin family protein, which produces MKEVKLEVIGPEPPCMRCQAVKKTAEKVAEKLKQVGVIVNIERVNIMSKDVIQKYGVLVSPAIAINDTVKVMGRIPKQEELEKMVMEAVK
- a CDS encoding winged helix-turn-helix transcriptional regulator, translating into MKNLRFKAKVFKALSDPVRLEILEYLRNGEKCVCEIIPHIGISQPLVSRHLAILKSCGLVKDRQERNKRFYFVTNPAIFKVIDAINNELLNALIKHVVEQIA
- a CDS encoding thioredoxin family protein, with the protein product MGPCEEFNKYGLTVVPAVVFNEGKIKIMGVCPSLQTIEAALKEMGV
- a CDS encoding thioredoxin family protein encodes the protein MPVKVEIFTSEPPCSGGRLLLKLIEKIKEEYKDKIEIEIYRGINPKLSEYGITASPAIVIDKDIRIIGICPSEETFKEALRESGV
- a CDS encoding putative zinc-binding protein, which translates into the protein MLEDGEWQEGMPTHKNMLFSCFGGLSNTGLTSALACLEVVKELGLEKVAIGCLPSVPLCVKPVLSKAKAAKKIITVDGCPFECARKTIEAAGFKIAKSIVLTRDIGMKKTALHTDIGKGLGIEKYISQEDIKKAKELIIKAIMEK
- a CDS encoding type 1 glutamine amidotransferase, with the protein product MKRKALIFVDEEFEDVELIYPYYRLQEAGFKVYFIGSEANKIYKGKRGTSVTSNLSPKNLNINEYDIIIIPGGRAPDKMRMNKELVDLIKEAFKKGKIIAAICHGPQMLIEADVIKGRKVTGYKSISTDLKNAGANFIDEPVVVDGNIITSRKPDDLPYFCKEILNALTRLNE